A stretch of Fundicoccus culcitae DNA encodes these proteins:
- a CDS encoding DUF924 family protein: MSIHPSVEVLTFWFAPEHKELQFARNDAFDAQIRDKFYDTWVAAKQGELANWRTTIQGRLAEIIVLDQFSRNLNRNSALAYAQDTLALVLSQELLRQPDYHLLSQAEQQFALLPFMHSESAVIHAEGLPLFEELGNDVTTEFAIAHKAIIDRFGRYPHRNATLGRTSTPEEEAFLAEDDSSSKW, from the coding sequence ATGTCAATCCATCCATCCGTTGAAGTCCTTACTTTTTGGTTTGCACCAGAACACAAGGAACTACAATTCGCCCGCAACGATGCGTTTGATGCCCAAATCCGTGACAAATTTTATGACACGTGGGTCGCTGCCAAACAAGGTGAACTCGCCAACTGGCGCACCACCATCCAAGGTCGCTTAGCTGAAATAATCGTCCTCGATCAATTCTCACGCAACCTAAACCGTAACTCTGCTTTAGCCTACGCTCAAGATACGCTAGCATTAGTCCTTAGCCAAGAATTGTTGCGCCAACCCGACTACCACCTGCTTTCCCAAGCCGAGCAACAATTTGCCCTATTACCTTTTATGCATTCCGAATCCGCCGTCATCCATGCCGAAGGTTTACCACTCTTTGAAGAACTCGGCAATGATGTCACCACCGAATTCGCCATCGCTCACAAAGCTATCATCGACCGCTTCGGCCGCTACCCCCACCGCAACGCCACCCTAGGCCGCACATCGACGCCTGAAGAAGAAGCTTTTCTAGCCGAGGATGACAGTAGTTCGAAGTGGTAG
- a CDS encoding YeiH family protein, producing MKAKVISYGLLLVVTVIAYLIGNQFPLIGHSFAAIVLGMIVANTGLNRLYDARQMKKVSSLMLKVGVVLLGFTLSFDLLSTTALRAVPIILSVITGAFVTAFVVGKKLGVSVKSRWLIGAGTAICGGSAIAAVAPIIEADEDDLTYAISTIFIYNLLALVLFPILARVFGLSDIAYGVFAGTAINDTSSVVAAGYQFSPLAGDTATLVKMVRTLMIVPTSLVAIYWRWQQEGKAQKASYSLAKIFPTFILFFIIAIVIANVFALPSTFTDSVKQLSRLALTFALAAVGMSVSFSELKKAGLKTIQLGGVTWSVVIVISLVMTQWLFG from the coding sequence TTGAAGGCAAAGGTTATTAGTTATGGATTGTTACTGGTGGTAACGGTGATTGCGTATTTAATCGGCAATCAATTTCCGTTGATTGGGCATTCGTTTGCCGCCATCGTACTTGGCATGATCGTTGCCAACACAGGCTTGAACCGTTTGTACGATGCCCGGCAGATGAAAAAAGTTAGTTCATTGATGTTGAAGGTGGGTGTGGTTTTACTCGGCTTCACCTTATCCTTTGACTTGTTGAGCACAACGGCTTTGAGGGCTGTACCCATTATTTTGTCGGTGATTACGGGCGCTTTCGTGACGGCTTTTGTTGTCGGCAAAAAGTTAGGCGTTTCGGTCAAGAGCCGCTGGCTCATCGGCGCTGGTACCGCCATTTGTGGGGGATCTGCTATTGCTGCTGTTGCTCCCATTATCGAGGCTGACGAGGACGATTTGACCTATGCCATTTCGACGATATTTATTTATAATTTGTTAGCATTGGTGCTCTTCCCAATCTTGGCACGGGTGTTTGGCTTAAGCGACATTGCCTACGGGGTGTTTGCCGGCACCGCCATCAACGACACCTCGTCCGTTGTCGCAGCTGGTTACCAATTTTCACCTTTAGCTGGCGATACCGCCACCTTAGTGAAAATGGTGCGGACGCTGATGATTGTCCCTACGTCCTTAGTGGCTATTTACTGGCGCTGGCAACAAGAAGGCAAGGCTCAAAAGGCATCCTATTCGCTCGCTAAAATATTCCCAACATTTATATTGTTTTTTATCATCGCTATAGTCATTGCTAATGTGTTTGCGCTACCGAGCACCTTCACGGATTCGGTGAAACAACTCAGCCGATTGGCACTTACCTTCGCCCTGGCAGCTGTCGGCATGAGCGTGTCATTTTCAGAATTGAAGAAAGCTGGCTTAAAAACCATCCAACTCGGTGGTGTCACCTGGTCGGTCGTGATTGTGATTAGTTTGGTGATGACACAGTGGTTGTTTGGCTGA
- the lepB gene encoding signal peptidase I yields MSNFSSVMREIISTIVTFVVVFVLVWLLRLYVVEPFQVDGRSMDNTLQDGERLVMLKLADIERFDVVVVPPPNAPEKLYVKRVIGMPGDTIEFRDDMLILNGQPLEEPYLAEMQAQVEGNFTYDMTLEERTGVTQVPEGQIFVMGDNRRNSTDGRSFGFINLEDVRGEADFIHWPLSEFGLLTKYELNADGTAIVER; encoded by the coding sequence ATGTCGAATTTTTCAAGCGTTATGCGGGAAATCATTTCAACGATTGTCACATTTGTCGTTGTTTTTGTGCTGGTATGGTTGTTGCGGTTGTACGTGGTTGAGCCCTTTCAAGTGGACGGGCGCTCGATGGACAATACCTTGCAAGACGGCGAGCGACTGGTCATGCTCAAGTTAGCGGATATTGAACGGTTTGATGTGGTTGTGGTTCCGCCACCGAATGCACCTGAGAAATTGTATGTGAAACGTGTGATTGGGATGCCGGGCGACACCATTGAATTCCGTGATGATATGCTGATTTTAAATGGTCAACCACTGGAGGAACCTTACTTGGCAGAGATGCAAGCGCAAGTTGAGGGCAATTTCACTTATGATATGACTTTGGAAGAACGCACGGGCGTGACCCAAGTGCCTGAAGGCCAAATTTTTGTGATGGGGGATAACCGTCGCAACTCAACGGACGGTCGTAGTTTTGGTTTCATTAACCTTGAAGATGTGCGGGGTGAGGCGGACTTCATTCACTGGCCGCTGTCCGAGTTTGGCTTGTTGACCAAGTATGAGCTCAATGCCGATGGAACGGCCATTGTAGAGCGTTAA
- a CDS encoding universal stress protein, with amino-acid sequence MFGNYKNILVPVDGSPQSRNSFKKALEIAKRNQARIHIVFVIDNRSINLSPELTRLSTSDFAASFDTSFVDRLVEEAQAQGLEALSTVESGSPADLIGNIYPKSFKSDLIVIAATGKGAMTRAFVGSVSNFVSIHAPCDVLIVKSS; translated from the coding sequence ATGTTTGGTAACTATAAAAATATCTTAGTCCCTGTCGATGGATCCCCTCAGTCACGTAATTCCTTCAAGAAAGCACTCGAAATTGCCAAACGCAACCAAGCGCGCATCCATATCGTTTTCGTCATAGACAATCGTAGTATCAATTTATCACCTGAGTTAACCCGTTTATCAACCTCTGATTTTGCTGCATCTTTTGATACGTCTTTTGTAGACCGACTCGTCGAAGAAGCCCAAGCGCAAGGGTTAGAAGCCTTGTCCACAGTCGAAAGTGGTAGTCCAGCGGATTTAATTGGAAATATTTATCCGAAGTCCTTTAAATCCGACCTGATAGTCATTGCCGCAACCGGTAAAGGGGCCATGACGCGCGCCTTTGTTGGATCCGTTTCAAACTTCGTTTCAATTCATGCACCGTGTGACGTTTTAATTGTAAAAAGTTCCTAA
- the proS gene encoding proline--tRNA ligase, with translation MVTRKEDFSKWYLQTIQQADLMDYAPVRGCIIFKPDGFEIWEHIQEEFNRRFKEEGIRNAYFPMLIPESFFNKEKDHIEGFSPELPWVTEAAGEKLEERLALRPTSETMIGDAMSRWVQSYRDLPMEINQWANVFRWEKRTLPFLRTSEFLWQEGHTAHATAEEAVKRTMRSLQIYKEVVEDLLAIPVFSGEKTPSERFAGAERTYSIEAMMQDGKAVQAGTSHFMGTKFAEAFDIRYLNPDNEHVYAYTTSFGASTRLIGAMIMTHGDDQGLVLPPRVAATQVVLIPVGPWQKNPAIMEKITEIYNELKGLDIRATIDDSENSPGYKFNEWELRGVPFRIEVGPRDLKNEQVMVKARDLDDKVAVPFAEITDYIQNEMQVMQSRLLERARKMNQAQIYTDIETLDDLQAHIEAKQAAGENPGWVLAGWDGTEESEAKIKELTGFTTRNIPFEGTVEAKTTCIVTGKPATATVWLARAY, from the coding sequence GTGGTTACACGTAAAGAGGATTTTTCAAAATGGTATTTGCAGACAATTCAACAAGCGGATTTGATGGATTATGCGCCGGTTAGAGGGTGTATTATTTTCAAACCAGATGGGTTTGAGATTTGGGAGCATATTCAAGAGGAGTTTAATCGTCGTTTTAAAGAGGAAGGGATTCGCAATGCGTATTTTCCGATGTTGATTCCAGAGTCATTTTTCAATAAGGAAAAAGATCATATTGAAGGTTTTAGTCCTGAGTTGCCATGGGTCACGGAGGCGGCTGGAGAAAAATTAGAAGAGCGTTTGGCCTTGCGTCCTACATCTGAAACGATGATTGGGGATGCGATGAGCCGTTGGGTGCAATCATACCGTGATTTGCCGATGGAAATTAACCAATGGGCGAACGTGTTTCGTTGGGAAAAACGGACGTTGCCATTTTTAAGAACGTCTGAGTTTTTATGGCAAGAAGGGCATACCGCGCATGCGACAGCTGAAGAAGCGGTGAAGCGGACGATGCGTAGTTTGCAAATTTATAAAGAAGTGGTTGAAGATTTGTTAGCTATTCCGGTTTTCTCTGGGGAAAAGACGCCATCTGAACGCTTTGCTGGAGCGGAACGGACGTATTCGATTGAAGCCATGATGCAAGACGGCAAAGCGGTGCAAGCGGGGACGTCGCACTTTATGGGAACCAAGTTTGCGGAAGCTTTTGATATTCGCTATTTAAATCCTGATAATGAGCATGTTTATGCCTACACGACTTCATTTGGAGCTTCAACGCGTTTGATTGGTGCTATGATTATGACGCATGGAGACGATCAAGGTTTGGTCTTGCCTCCAAGAGTGGCAGCGACGCAAGTGGTTTTAATTCCTGTGGGACCTTGGCAAAAAAATCCAGCGATTATGGAGAAAATAACCGAAATTTATAATGAATTGAAAGGGTTGGATATTCGCGCGACAATTGATGACAGTGAAAATTCGCCGGGTTATAAATTTAACGAGTGGGAATTGCGAGGGGTGCCATTTAGAATTGAAGTGGGGCCGCGTGATTTGAAGAATGAGCAAGTGATGGTGAAAGCTCGAGATTTGGATGATAAAGTGGCGGTTCCGTTTGCGGAAATTACGGACTATATTCAAAATGAAATGCAAGTGATGCAAAGCCGGTTGCTTGAGCGCGCGCGCAAAATGAATCAAGCGCAAATTTATACGGATATTGAGACTTTGGATGACCTGCAAGCCCACATCGAAGCCAAACAAGCTGCTGGTGAAAATCCTGGTTGGGTTTTAGCGGGTTGGGACGGCACGGAAGAATCTGAAGCGAAAATTAAAGAACTAACTGGCTTTACCACACGCAATATTCCTTTCGAAGGCACGGTTGAAGCTAAAACGACCTGTATTGTTACGGGTAAACCTGCGACGGCAACCGTTTGGTTGGCACGGGCATACTAA
- a CDS encoding LURP-one-related/scramblase family protein, with product MQLYMEQKMFSFKQDFDVFDEDGQPVYHVEGKMFSFGRQMTIYDAKTHSELAFIKQKTLAWLQTLDIFRNGQLEGSVTKKFSLFKPQYDIKQLGWKIEGDVWGYDYQILDDEGYLIASINKKVWSWSDAFEINIYDDEDYYVDPVIVMAVVIAIDVAKDNS from the coding sequence ATGCAATTGTACATGGAACAAAAGATGTTTTCTTTTAAACAAGATTTCGATGTATTTGATGAAGATGGCCAGCCTGTTTATCATGTGGAAGGAAAAATGTTCTCCTTTGGTCGTCAAATGACTATTTATGATGCGAAAACACACTCAGAACTTGCTTTTATTAAACAAAAAACCTTAGCCTGGCTACAAACCTTGGATATTTTTAGAAATGGCCAGCTGGAAGGCAGCGTCACGAAAAAGTTTTCTTTATTTAAACCGCAGTATGACATCAAGCAGTTAGGTTGGAAAATCGAAGGGGATGTTTGGGGTTATGATTACCAAATACTTGACGATGAAGGCTATTTGATTGCTAGTATTAATAAGAAAGTCTGGTCTTGGTCTGATGCTTTTGAAATAAATATCTACGATGACGAGGACTACTATGTGGATCCGGTGATTGTCATGGCGGTTGTGATTGCGATTGACGTAGCGAAAGATAATAGTTAA
- a CDS encoding cation-translocating P-type ATPase produces the protein MVLIYQKKLDDVIEELDTSVEAGLTQAEVDRRLEEYGLNELEQAEQKTAWEIFLENLNNIIVYLLGAAAVLSVMMGDWIEAIAVLIAVALSVFTGFFVELRAQKSVDSLQDMVTTQTKVLRDGETEEIDSNELVPGDIMELEEGDAISADGRLIEVNNLAVIESALTGESEPVEKDPEVTYEAEEAVGDRLNMIYSGTAVTRGTAKAVVTGTGMDTEVGRISEMLDREEDSQTPLDKELDKLGKFLIMAAVFAAALVVIIGLFNGQAWTEIIHIAVILAVAAIPEAMPAVSTITLSRGMNRMAEHKALVKTLSAVETLGSTSVIASDKTGTLTENQMMVSAIVLADDEKFDVSGKGYYPEGEITQGDHVFDLSYEDYGEYEEGSLEQKLLTFILDGFLANNAKLKKVDADEAGDAFEIMGDPTDGALLVLAKKINLSRGELEEDGWELQEELPFDSDRKFMAVYYNGDKQRVIVKGAPDVLFERYLHEEDREYWEAKNEELAAEGMRVLAVASLDATAVDEGLGEADLEVIVDEYAEAIKIEGLAGIIDPPRDDVKGSIKQTQAAGIKVLMITGDHPKTASVIAQAIGLNHAENTMTGKEIDALHENEAGFLEKVKETAVFARVSPENKLQIIDVLRADNQIVAMTGDGVNDAPALNGADIGVAMGIRGTEVAKESADMILTDDRFSTIVEAVREGRIIFANIKKYVSFLFSCNMVEIMTVLLSIIFLMPMPLQPLHILFLNLVIDIGPAMALAMEPAEEDVMKEKPRDPNSGLVNRNFMTRIIISGIIIGIAAFAMFLIFERSQGDLAYAQTATFTFMAVAQLFHVLNVRKFGKFGLDKSLFDNKWLVIMVLVSVGLQLLAVYLPFMNSVLGTVPLRGITWLMILAGAVVTTGIVYLVKRLSGVHSSSE, from the coding sequence ATGGTGTTGATTTATCAGAAGAAGTTGGATGATGTGATTGAGGAGCTGGACACGTCGGTTGAGGCGGGGTTGACGCAGGCTGAAGTGGATCGGAGGCTGGAAGAGTATGGGCTGAATGAGTTGGAACAGGCTGAGCAGAAGACGGCTTGGGAAATATTTTTAGAAAATTTGAATAATATCATTGTGTATTTGTTAGGGGCTGCGGCCGTTTTGTCGGTCATGATGGGGGATTGGATTGAGGCGATTGCTGTTTTGATTGCGGTGGCTTTGTCCGTTTTCACGGGGTTTTTTGTGGAGTTGCGTGCACAAAAATCCGTCGATTCTTTGCAAGATATGGTAACAACGCAGACTAAGGTGCTGCGTGATGGTGAGACGGAAGAGATTGATTCGAATGAGCTGGTTCCGGGCGATATTATGGAGCTGGAAGAAGGCGATGCGATTTCGGCGGATGGTCGTTTGATTGAAGTGAATAATTTGGCAGTGATTGAGTCGGCTTTGACGGGTGAATCGGAGCCAGTGGAAAAAGATCCTGAGGTGACTTACGAAGCTGAAGAGGCTGTTGGGGATCGGTTGAATATGATTTATTCGGGGACGGCGGTAACACGTGGAACGGCCAAGGCTGTTGTGACGGGGACGGGAATGGATACTGAGGTAGGTCGCATTTCTGAAATGTTGGATCGTGAAGAAGATTCTCAAACGCCGTTGGATAAAGAGTTGGACAAATTGGGTAAGTTTTTGATTATGGCGGCTGTGTTTGCGGCGGCTTTAGTGGTTATTATTGGTCTATTTAATGGGCAAGCATGGACGGAGATTATTCATATTGCGGTTATTTTAGCGGTGGCTGCGATTCCTGAAGCGATGCCGGCGGTGTCGACGATTACTTTATCGCGTGGGATGAATCGGATGGCGGAGCATAAGGCTTTGGTTAAGACTTTGTCAGCGGTTGAGACTTTGGGTTCGACGTCGGTGATTGCTAGTGATAAGACGGGAACTTTGACGGAAAATCAGATGATGGTGTCTGCGATTGTTTTGGCGGATGATGAAAAGTTTGACGTGAGTGGGAAGGGTTATTATCCTGAAGGGGAGATTACGCAGGGCGACCATGTGTTTGATTTGAGTTATGAAGACTATGGCGAGTATGAAGAGGGTAGTCTGGAACAGAAATTGCTGACATTTATTTTGGATGGGTTTTTAGCGAATAATGCGAAGTTGAAGAAAGTTGATGCGGATGAAGCAGGCGATGCGTTTGAAATTATGGGTGATCCGACGGACGGGGCTTTGCTTGTTTTGGCTAAGAAGATTAACTTGAGTCGAGGTGAGCTGGAAGAGGATGGTTGGGAATTACAGGAGGAGCTGCCGTTTGATTCCGACCGGAAATTTATGGCGGTGTATTACAATGGGGACAAGCAGCGAGTTATTGTGAAAGGCGCGCCGGATGTGTTGTTTGAGCGATATTTACATGAAGAAGACCGTGAATATTGGGAAGCAAAAAATGAGGAGTTGGCCGCAGAAGGTATGCGGGTCTTGGCGGTGGCGAGTTTAGATGCGACTGCGGTTGATGAAGGATTGGGCGAGGCTGATTTGGAGGTCATTGTGGATGAGTATGCGGAGGCAATTAAGATTGAAGGCTTGGCGGGGATTATTGATCCGCCGCGCGATGATGTGAAGGGATCGATTAAGCAAACGCAAGCTGCGGGGATTAAGGTCTTGATGATTACGGGGGATCATCCGAAGACGGCGTCGGTGATTGCACAAGCGATTGGCTTGAATCATGCTGAAAATACGATGACGGGTAAGGAAATTGATGCCCTGCATGAAAATGAAGCGGGCTTTTTGGAGAAGGTGAAAGAGACGGCGGTTTTTGCGCGGGTATCGCCTGAGAATAAGTTGCAAATTATTGATGTCTTGCGCGCTGACAATCAGATTGTTGCTATGACGGGGGACGGTGTGAATGATGCGCCGGCATTGAATGGGGCGGATATTGGTGTTGCGATGGGAATTCGTGGTACCGAGGTGGCTAAAGAGTCGGCGGATATGATTCTGACGGATGACCGTTTTTCGACGATTGTTGAGGCGGTACGTGAAGGGCGCATTATTTTTGCTAATATTAAGAAGTATGTGTCTTTCTTGTTCTCCTGTAATATGGTGGAGATTATGACGGTGTTGCTGTCGATTATTTTCTTGATGCCAATGCCCTTGCAGCCGTTGCACATTCTGTTTTTGAATTTGGTCATTGATATTGGTCCTGCGATGGCGTTGGCGATGGAGCCGGCTGAGGAGGATGTGATGAAAGAGAAGCCGCGGGATCCCAATAGTGGGTTGGTGAATCGCAATTTTATGACGCGGATTATTATTAGTGGCATTATTATTGGGATAGCCGCTTTTGCTATGTTTTTGATTTTTGAGCGTTCTCAAGGCGATTTGGCCTATGCTCAGACAGCGACCTTTACTTTTATGGCGGTTGCGCAGTTGTTCCACGTTTTGAATGTGCGTAAATTTGGAAAGTTCGGTTTGGATAAGTCTTTGTTTGACAATAAATGGCTAGTGATTATGGTGCTGGTTTCAGTTGGTTTGCAACTGCTTGCGGTTTACCTACCGTTTATGAATTCGGTACTTGGGACCGTGCCACTTAGAGGGATTACCTGGCTCATGATTCTAGCCGGTGCTGTTGTTACGACGGGCATTGTGTATTTAGTGAAACGCCTATCCGGCGTCCATTCTTCAAGTGAATAA
- a CDS encoding response regulator transcription factor, translating into MKILHIDDHLIIGKSVELTLEDIPEISEYKFIQNVEDLDTIIKSFDPSIVLLDIQLGDKNGLTIGEYIINHYKKKVIFFSGFDLVAYHEKALEIRAYGFIVKDASIEELITALKQVHFENKKVFPHSERLKQSYTTLSERERAILIRLAQGTTQSNIATELDIADKTVRNHLGSIYKKLNTHNAVESVAKATKLGLIKL; encoded by the coding sequence ATGAAGATTTTACATATTGATGATCACTTAATAATTGGTAAAAGTGTAGAATTAACTTTGGAAGATATTCCTGAAATATCCGAATATAAGTTTATTCAAAATGTTGAGGATTTAGATACAATAATTAAATCATTTGATCCTTCAATCGTTTTATTAGATATTCAACTTGGTGATAAAAATGGATTGACTATTGGTGAATATATTATTAATCACTATAAGAAAAAAGTAATTTTCTTTTCAGGGTTCGATTTAGTTGCTTACCATGAAAAAGCTTTAGAAATAAGGGCGTATGGTTTTATTGTTAAAGATGCGTCAATTGAAGAACTAATTACTGCATTAAAACAAGTCCATTTTGAAAACAAAAAAGTTTTTCCTCATTCAGAACGTCTTAAACAGAGCTATACTACCTTATCTGAAAGAGAGAGGGCTATTCTTATTCGATTAGCTCAAGGTACAACACAATCAAATATCGCTACTGAATTGGATATTGCAGACAAAACGGTACGCAATCATCTTGGTTCAATCTATAAGAAACTTAATACCCATAACGCTGTAGAATCAGTCGCTAAGGCAACTAAATTAGGCTTAATTAAATTGTAG
- a CDS encoding PspA/IM30 family protein, whose amino-acid sequence MSILGRFSDIISANINSVIDRMEDPEKMIDQYLREMMDDLAEVKESTAGVMAEETRAKREVDKNDAEVQKYAELAKKAVQSGNEDDARVFLTKKQEVESVGAGLATTYATAHENAVKMRQMHDKLASDIETLRARRSMIKGKISVAEAQSKVNTASQSITNSKGAISSFERMEDKANRMLDEANAMTDLNTEPIDKAKELEAKYASQSTASVEEELSRLKADLGMGSDSASASDSEE is encoded by the coding sequence ATGTCAATTTTAGGTCGTTTTAGTGATATCATTAGTGCTAATATTAATTCGGTGATTGACCGTATGGAAGATCCGGAAAAAATGATTGATCAATATTTGCGCGAAATGATGGATGATTTAGCTGAAGTTAAAGAAAGTACTGCTGGTGTCATGGCAGAAGAAACACGTGCAAAACGTGAAGTGGATAAGAATGACGCTGAAGTTCAAAAATATGCGGAATTAGCTAAAAAAGCTGTTCAAAGTGGTAACGAAGACGATGCGCGTGTCTTCTTAACTAAAAAACAAGAGGTTGAAAGTGTGGGGGCTGGTTTAGCAACGACCTATGCAACGGCTCATGAAAATGCAGTTAAGATGCGTCAAATGCATGACAAATTAGCTAGTGACATTGAAACGTTAAGAGCACGTCGTTCAATGATTAAAGGTAAAATTTCTGTGGCTGAAGCGCAAAGCAAAGTTAACACCGCCTCTCAATCCATTACGAATTCAAAAGGTGCTATTTCTAGCTTCGAACGTATGGAAGACAAAGCCAACCGTATGTTAGATGAAGCCAATGCAATGACTGACTTGAACACCGAGCCAATTGATAAGGCTAAAGAATTAGAAGCTAAATATGCGAGCCAATCAACCGCTTCTGTGGAAGAAGAATTATCGCGTCTAAAAGCTGATTTAGGTATGGGTAGTGATAGTGCTAGTGCTAGTGATTCAGAAGAATAG
- a CDS encoding TPM domain-containing protein, which produces MARGGGGGGGRGGGGSSGGNRGGGGRIGGSSSRGRGGSSWGGGSNRNTGGGWNSRPVIRTGPIFTGGPYRRRNYGWGPGGGAGAGCGCTSIIVALIVFGIIIWIFSMLAGGGGNNNTVGFSNNSIQTSTVEREPLPSGAVNETDYYTDEAGWISNETQMTNGLRHFYQETGVQPYVYITENIPGLSSSNVTINALETYANELYDELFTDEAHLLLLFYEPVPSDYNTYITVGTQAKQVVDNEAVNIILDYIDRNYYDSSLGEEAFFSNSFRDAADRMMEVTTSPWIPVFMGLIVVAVVAILFFWWRRKKQQDEIEAKRTEDILNRPIDTFGTNASTEVDDLAKKYQDEDDSNN; this is translated from the coding sequence ATGGCACGAGGCGGCGGTGGCGGCGGCGGTCGTGGTGGTGGCGGCTCTTCAGGAGGTAATCGCGGTGGCGGTGGCCGTATCGGCGGGAGTAGTAGTCGTGGTCGTGGTGGTTCCTCTTGGGGCGGCGGAAGTAATCGCAATACCGGAGGTGGATGGAATTCAAGGCCGGTGATTCGAACAGGCCCGATATTTACTGGTGGACCTTACCGAAGACGTAATTACGGATGGGGACCTGGTGGTGGCGCTGGCGCTGGTTGTGGTTGTACATCCATCATTGTGGCTTTAATAGTGTTTGGGATTATCATTTGGATTTTCTCCATGTTAGCTGGCGGTGGTGGTAACAATAATACAGTTGGTTTTAGCAATAATTCGATTCAAACGTCCACGGTTGAAAGAGAACCTTTGCCGTCTGGAGCAGTCAACGAGACCGATTATTATACTGACGAAGCCGGTTGGATTAGTAATGAAACGCAAATGACTAATGGTTTGCGACATTTTTATCAAGAGACGGGTGTTCAACCCTACGTTTATATTACAGAAAATATCCCTGGTTTATCTAGTTCTAATGTGACTATAAACGCGTTAGAAACGTATGCTAATGAACTTTATGATGAGTTGTTTACTGATGAGGCGCATTTGTTGTTGTTGTTTTATGAACCTGTCCCGTCGGATTATAATACCTATATCACCGTTGGAACCCAGGCAAAGCAAGTGGTCGATAACGAAGCGGTTAATATTATCTTAGATTATATTGATCGGAATTATTACGATTCTAGTTTAGGTGAGGAAGCGTTTTTCAGTAATTCCTTTAGGGATGCTGCTGACCGGATGATGGAAGTAACGACTTCGCCGTGGATTCCAGTCTTTATGGGGTTGATTGTCGTGGCGGTTGTAGCCATCCTGTTCTTCTGGTGGCGTCGCAAAAAACAACAAGATGAGATTGAAGCAAAAAGAACGGAAGACATTCTTAACCGTCCAATTGATACATTTGGTACGAATGCATCTACTGAAGTGGATGATTTAGCCAAAAAATATCAGGACGAAGACGATAGCAACAACTAA
- a CDS encoding acyl-CoA thioesterase, giving the protein MPSQTTCHDTYAVQTHNILPSHINYHQTLYGGQLLNWLDNCASISFRRLARQTGVTASVDSVNFLRPLPLSHSVCIHTMVSGTSTRSVEIFAKVVGEDLETGDRYLAATAFLTFVTTPSPEGDAPTPLPQIVPETDEEKYVCSGYQKRRQARLDARVENQEFNANITTDLPWS; this is encoded by the coding sequence ATGCCATCTCAGACAACCTGTCATGATACCTACGCGGTACAGACCCATAATATTTTGCCATCGCACATCAATTACCACCAAACGCTTTACGGGGGTCAATTGTTAAATTGGTTGGACAACTGCGCGAGTATTTCTTTTCGCCGCTTAGCGCGCCAAACAGGGGTGACGGCTTCTGTTGATTCCGTGAATTTTTTAAGACCGTTGCCGCTGAGCCATTCGGTTTGTATCCATACCATGGTTTCCGGCACCTCGACCCGTTCGGTTGAAATTTTTGCCAAGGTTGTGGGCGAGGACCTAGAAACCGGTGATCGCTATTTAGCCGCCACCGCCTTCTTGACCTTTGTAACGACGCCTTCGCCTGAAGGTGACGCACCGACCCCGTTACCGCAAATCGTTCCTGAAACCGATGAGGAGAAATACGTTTGCAGTGGTTACCAAAAGCGCCGTCAAGCCCGCCTAGACGCCCGCGTGGAAAACCAGGAGTTCAACGCCAACATCACCACCGACCTCCCTTGGTCCTAA